One genomic segment of Fusobacterium nucleatum includes these proteins:
- a CDS encoding ATP-binding cassette domain-containing protein, translating to MSVQEVNNEYVILTENLCKDYTYYKKEAGLKGSLKNLFHREKLIKKAVQNLSIKIPKGAIVGLIGLNGAGKTTTLKMLTGIIMPTSGKVDVLGYFPFDKKKEYLRRIAMVMGNKSQLWWDLPALDTFELNKIIYEIDDLEYKNTLNSMIEIMGVEKQLNVQVRRLSLGERMKMELIASLIHKPDIVFLDEPTIGLDVITQYNIRNFLKEYCIKYGSTILLTSHNFNDIVTLCDSIILINNGEMIYSDTFKNFQKQFFNQKYFVLKLKEPNVDEFIKKLHLENDIEIEKIDSNSIKIATDNNKSLDILKNISGNFIQELSDINIENISMDDVIRKIYQK from the coding sequence ATGTCAGTGCAGGAAGTTAATAATGAATATGTAATTTTGACTGAAAATTTATGTAAAGATTATACCTATTATAAAAAAGAAGCTGGATTAAAAGGTAGTTTAAAAAATTTATTTCATCGTGAAAAACTTATTAAAAAAGCTGTACAAAATCTTTCTATAAAAATTCCTAAGGGAGCTATTGTCGGGCTTATTGGTTTGAATGGAGCAGGGAAAACTACAACTTTAAAAATGTTGACAGGTATCATAATGCCAACAAGTGGTAAAGTAGATGTGTTAGGATATTTTCCTTTTGATAAAAAGAAAGAATATTTACGCCGTATTGCTATGGTTATGGGAAATAAAAGTCAACTTTGGTGGGATTTACCAGCATTAGATACTTTTGAATTAAACAAAATAATCTATGAAATTGATGATTTGGAGTATAAAAATACTCTTAATTCTATGATTGAAATTATGGGAGTTGAAAAGCAATTAAATGTCCAAGTAAGAAGATTATCACTTGGAGAAAGAATGAAAATGGAGCTTATTGCCAGTTTAATTCATAAACCTGATATAGTATTTTTAGATGAGCCTACAATAGGTTTAGATGTAATTACTCAATATAATATCAGAAATTTTTTAAAAGAATATTGTATAAAATATGGTTCAACTATTCTTTTAACTAGCCATAATTTTAATGATATTGTAACACTTTGTGATTCTATAATTTTAATAAATAATGGAGAGATGATTTATTCAGATACATTTAAAAATTTTCAAAAACAATTTTTCAATCAAAAATATTTTGTGCTTAAATTAAAAGAACCTAATGTAGATGAATTTATAAAAAAACTTCATTTAGAAAATGATATTGAAATAGAAAAAATAGATAGCAATTCAATTAAAATAGCAACTGATAATAATAAAAGTTTGGATATATTGAAAAATATTTCAGGAAATTTTATTCAAGAGCTTAGTGATATTAATATTGAAAATATTAGTATGGATGATGTTATAAGGAAAATCTATCAGAAATAA
- a CDS encoding ABC transporter permease, translating into MKKYFKIFKISLISYLEYRVNFVLSFLFSLVPFSVSVLLWVAVARHSEFIKVKEVVSYYFVILIVKNITTTNSIIRFSDDIRLGELNKYLLKPYNYCFYNLMADLPERIVFIVMNFIPLILIYTFLHNYINLDLSLIKVFFFIIFLILGYLINFFIDFLIGLYSFYFSKVSSLYTSIKVLRNLSAGNIFPLLMLPAKIFLTLQFLPFMYTSYVPTMLLLERTSFDLILKNLFISITWLITLCLFSTILWKRGMKRYSAYGG; encoded by the coding sequence GTGAAAAAATATTTTAAAATTTTTAAAATAAGTTTGATTAGCTACTTAGAATATAGAGTAAATTTTGTGTTATCTTTTTTATTTTCTTTAGTTCCTTTTTCAGTCAGTGTTTTGCTATGGGTAGCTGTTGCTAGACATAGTGAATTTATAAAAGTAAAAGAAGTAGTTAGTTATTATTTTGTAATTCTTATAGTTAAAAATATAACTACGACAAACTCAATTATTAGATTTTCTGATGATATAAGGCTTGGAGAATTGAATAAATATCTTTTAAAACCATATAATTACTGTTTCTATAATTTAATGGCTGATTTGCCAGAAAGAATAGTTTTTATTGTGATGAACTTTATTCCTTTAATTTTAATTTATACTTTTTTACATAATTATATTAATTTAGATTTATCTTTGATAAAAGTATTCTTTTTTATTATATTTTTAATATTGGGATATTTAATTAATTTTTTTATAGATTTCTTAATTGGACTTTATAGTTTTTATTTTTCAAAAGTTTCTTCTCTTTATACTTCAATAAAAGTTTTAAGAAATTTATCTGCTGGAAATATTTTTCCACTTTTAATGTTACCAGCTAAAATATTTTTGACTTTACAATTTTTACCTTTTATGTATACAAGTTATGTTCCTACTATGCTTTTACTTGAAAGAACTTCTTTTGACTTGATACTAAAAAATTTATTTATATCAATAACTTGGCTAATTACATTATGCTTATTTTCAACAATACTATGGAAAAGAGGTATGAAAAGATATTCTGCTTATGGGGGATAA